The Lysinibacillus pakistanensis genome includes a window with the following:
- the cysS gene encoding cysteine--tRNA ligase has product MSIQIFNSLTRQKEPFVPLEEGKVKMYVCGPTVYNYIHIGNSRPVIVYDTVRRYFQYKGYDVKFVSNFTDVDDKIIKAANELGEEVHELTERFINAYFEDVTALGCKKADVHPRVTEHMDDIIEFIQVLMDKGYAYESAGDVYYRTRKFNGYGKLSHQSVDDLKIGARIEAGEKKDDALDFALWKAAKPGEIFWESPWGKGRPGWHIECSVMAREHLGDTIDIHAGGQDLTFPHHENEIAQSEAHNDKTFARYWMHNGYINIDNEKMSKSLGNFILVNDIRKQIDPQILRFFMLSVHYRHPINFSKDLVDAAATGLERILTAYNNIKHRLTATASLGDHSEQWLEKIEEQKAHFEEAMDDDFNTANGISVLFELARIANIYLNETNTNEKVLSHFMETFEALGDVLGIEFAKEEELLDEEIEALLQERVEARKNRDFARSDEIRDHLQAQGIILEDTRQGTRWKRG; this is encoded by the coding sequence ATGAGTATTCAAATCTTTAACTCATTAACACGACAAAAGGAACCTTTCGTACCGCTAGAAGAAGGCAAAGTGAAAATGTACGTTTGTGGTCCTACAGTTTATAACTATATTCATATTGGAAATTCACGACCTGTAATTGTTTATGATACAGTACGCCGTTATTTTCAGTATAAAGGGTATGATGTGAAGTTTGTCTCAAATTTCACAGATGTAGATGACAAAATTATAAAAGCAGCTAACGAGCTTGGTGAAGAAGTTCATGAATTAACAGAGCGCTTTATTAACGCGTACTTTGAAGATGTTACAGCATTAGGCTGTAAAAAAGCTGATGTGCATCCACGTGTTACAGAGCATATGGACGATATCATTGAATTCATTCAAGTGTTAATGGATAAGGGTTATGCCTATGAATCTGCTGGTGATGTTTACTATCGGACGCGTAAATTTAATGGGTATGGTAAATTATCGCATCAATCAGTGGATGATTTAAAAATCGGTGCTCGTATTGAAGCTGGTGAGAAGAAAGATGATGCATTAGATTTTGCTTTATGGAAAGCTGCTAAACCGGGTGAAATTTTCTGGGAGAGTCCATGGGGAAAAGGTCGTCCTGGTTGGCATATTGAATGCTCTGTAATGGCGCGGGAGCATCTAGGAGATACCATTGATATTCATGCTGGTGGGCAAGATTTAACATTCCCGCATCATGAAAATGAAATTGCACAATCTGAAGCTCATAATGATAAAACATTTGCGCGTTATTGGATGCACAATGGGTATATTAATATTGACAATGAAAAGATGTCTAAATCTCTAGGGAATTTTATACTTGTCAATGATATCCGCAAACAAATTGATCCTCAAATTTTAAGATTCTTTATGCTTTCTGTGCATTATCGTCACCCAATCAACTTTTCAAAAGATTTAGTGGATGCAGCCGCAACGGGATTAGAACGAATCCTAACTGCTTACAATAATATCAAACATCGTTTAACAGCTACTGCTAGCTTAGGCGATCACTCGGAACAGTGGCTTGAAAAAATTGAGGAACAAAAAGCTCATTTTGAAGAAGCGATGGACGATGATTTTAATACAGCTAATGGTATTTCAGTATTGTTTGAATTAGCTCGCATTGCTAATATTTATTTAAATGAAACAAACACTAATGAGAAAGTATTATCGCATTTTATGGAAACTTTTGAGGCGTTAGGTGACGTCTTAGGTATTGAATTTGCTAAAGAGGAAGAGCTATTGGATGAAGAAATAGAAGCCCTTTTACAAGAGCGTGTAGAGGCACGTAAAAACCGTGATTTTGCTCGTTCAGATGAAATTCGTGACCATTTGCAAGCGCAAGGTATCATTTTAGAGGATACGCGACAAGGAACTAGATGGAAACGAGGGTAA
- the epsC gene encoding serine O-acetyltransferase EpsC, whose protein sequence is MFKRMKEDVETIFENDPAARSVLEVVLTYSGLHATWAHRVAHWFFKKRFYFIARTISQISRFFTGIEIHPGAKIGRRFFIDHGMGVVIGETCEIGDNVTLYQGVTLGGTGKEKGKRHPTLEDNVLVATGAKVLGSITIGENSKIGAGSVVLKEVPPNATVVGIPGKIVIKDGIRLEKKLDHQNIPDPVEERCQVFEKQIATLQQKIERLQKERETQ, encoded by the coding sequence GTGTTTAAAAGAATGAAGGAAGATGTAGAAACCATTTTTGAAAATGATCCAGCTGCGCGCAGTGTGCTTGAAGTTGTGCTAACATATTCGGGACTGCACGCTACTTGGGCACATCGAGTTGCTCACTGGTTCTTTAAAAAGCGTTTTTATTTTATAGCTCGTACCATTTCACAAATTAGTCGCTTCTTTACTGGAATTGAAATTCATCCTGGGGCGAAGATTGGTCGACGTTTCTTTATTGATCATGGGATGGGCGTTGTGATCGGTGAAACATGTGAAATTGGTGATAATGTAACCTTATATCAAGGTGTAACTTTAGGCGGTACAGGTAAAGAAAAAGGAAAACGCCATCCGACATTAGAGGATAATGTACTTGTAGCAACTGGCGCAAAAGTATTAGGCTCTATTACAATTGGTGAGAATAGCAAAATAGGCGCAGGCTCAGTTGTTTTAAAAGAAGTGCCACCAAATGCTACAGTTGTCGGTATACCTGGTAAAATAGTGATTAAGGATGGAATTCGTCTAGAGAAAAAACTAGACCATCAAAATATACCTGACCCAGTAGAAGAACGTTGTCAAGTTTTCGAGAAGCAGATTGCTACATTGCAACAGAAGATCGAACGCTTACAAAAGGAGAGAGAAACACAATGA
- the gltX gene encoding glutamate--tRNA ligase has product MAKEVRVRYAPSPTGYLHIGGARTALFNYLYAKHHNGKFIVRIEDTDIERNVEGGEASQLDNLKWLGIEYDESIDIGGPYAPYRQMERLDIYKEHAEKLLEQGVAYKCFCSSEKLEASREEQKARGVAAPTYDGTCRHLSAEEVAAKEAAGESYTIRMRVPENVTYEFEDLVRGQVTFESKDIGDWVIVKANGIPTYNYAVVLDDHFMEISHVFRGEEHLSNTPKQMMIFDAFGWEYPRFGHMTLIINENRKKLSKRDESIIQFVTQYKDLGYLPEAMFNFFALLGWSPEGEEEIFSKEEFIKIFDEKRLSKSPSMFDKQKLTWMNNQYIKKLPLEEVVALSLPHLQKAGLLPEELTSEQHAWATDLIALYHDQMSFGAEIVDLSSLFFNDHIEYDEEAKAVLAGEQVPEVMAAFKKQLEELEEFTPDAVKAAIKAVQKATGHKGKNLFMPIRVVTTGETHGPELPNAICLIGKEKAIDRVEKFAQ; this is encoded by the coding sequence ATGGCGAAAGAAGTTCGTGTTCGTTACGCGCCATCCCCTACTGGTTACTTACATATCGGTGGAGCGCGTACAGCGTTATTCAATTATTTATATGCAAAACATCATAATGGTAAATTCATCGTACGTATTGAGGATACAGATATTGAGCGTAATGTAGAGGGCGGAGAAGCATCTCAGCTGGATAACCTAAAATGGTTAGGTATTGAATACGATGAATCCATCGATATCGGTGGACCATACGCGCCTTATCGTCAAATGGAGCGTCTTGATATTTATAAAGAGCATGCTGAAAAGCTTTTAGAGCAGGGTGTAGCCTATAAATGTTTCTGTTCTTCTGAGAAATTAGAAGCATCTCGTGAAGAGCAAAAGGCACGAGGAGTAGCTGCTCCAACGTATGATGGGACTTGTCGTCATTTATCAGCAGAGGAAGTTGCTGCTAAAGAGGCTGCTGGTGAATCCTATACAATTCGTATGCGCGTACCTGAAAATGTAACATATGAATTTGAGGACTTAGTGCGTGGACAAGTTACATTTGAATCAAAAGATATTGGTGACTGGGTAATTGTTAAAGCAAATGGTATTCCAACTTATAACTATGCTGTAGTGCTTGATGACCACTTTATGGAAATCTCCCATGTTTTCCGTGGTGAAGAGCATTTATCTAACACACCAAAACAAATGATGATTTTTGATGCATTTGGCTGGGAGTATCCACGCTTTGGTCATATGACATTAATCATTAATGAAAATCGCAAAAAATTATCAAAACGCGATGAATCCATTATTCAATTCGTAACGCAATATAAAGATTTAGGCTACCTTCCTGAGGCAATGTTCAATTTCTTTGCATTACTTGGCTGGTCTCCAGAAGGGGAAGAAGAAATTTTCTCCAAGGAAGAATTTATTAAAATCTTTGATGAGAAACGCCTATCAAAATCACCGTCTATGTTTGATAAGCAAAAACTTACATGGATGAATAACCAATACATTAAAAAGTTACCTTTAGAAGAAGTAGTGGCATTATCTTTACCACACTTACAAAAAGCAGGCTTATTACCAGAAGAGCTGACTTCAGAACAACATGCATGGGCAACAGATTTAATTGCACTGTATCATGACCAAATGAGCTTTGGTGCTGAAATAGTAGATTTATCTAGCCTATTCTTTAACGATCATATTGAATATGATGAAGAAGCAAAAGCTGTTTTAGCAGGTGAGCAAGTACCTGAGGTCATGGCAGCATTTAAGAAACAGCTTGAAGAGTTAGAAGAATTTACACCAGATGCAGTAAAAGCAGCTATTAAAGCCGTGCAAAAAGCGACAGGTCATAAAGGTAAAAATTTATTTATGCCAATCCGTGTTGTCACTACTGGTGAAACACATGGCCCAGAGCTTCCGAATGCGATTTGTTTAATTGGTAAAGAAAAAGCAATTGACCGCGTAGAAAAATTTGCACAATAA
- the ispF gene encoding 2-C-methyl-D-erythritol 2,4-cyclodiphosphate synthase: protein MFRVGQGFDVHAFEEGRPLIIGGITIPHEKGLVGHSDADVLLHTVTDAALGAIGEGDIGRHFPDTDPAFKDADSAKLLERIWKIVEDKGYVLGNVDCTIMAQRPKMAPYIEQMQNRIAELLNAAPSQVNVKATTTERLGFTGREEGIAAMATILLIKK from the coding sequence ATGTTTCGAGTTGGACAAGGATTTGACGTACATGCATTTGAAGAAGGACGTCCATTAATTATTGGTGGTATAACAATTCCTCATGAAAAAGGGCTAGTAGGGCATTCTGATGCAGATGTTTTATTACATACTGTCACAGATGCAGCATTAGGGGCTATTGGAGAAGGAGATATCGGTCGGCATTTTCCAGACACAGACCCCGCATTTAAGGATGCAGACTCAGCAAAATTATTAGAGCGTATCTGGAAAATTGTTGAGGATAAAGGGTATGTTCTAGGTAATGTTGATTGTACAATTATGGCACAGCGACCAAAAATGGCCCCGTATATTGAGCAAATGCAAAATCGTATTGCTGAATTGTTGAACGCAGCGCCATCACAAGTTAATGTCAAGGCAACAACAACTGAACGATTAGGTTTTACTGGTCGTGAGGAAGGGATTGCCGCAATGGCAACAATTCTATTGATTAAGAAGTAA
- a CDS encoding SWIM zinc finger family protein, translated as MNINTFESQFSKVIVQRGYDYYVNHHVIDIMQIDNSNWQAEVEGTEPYTVNIVIKANGDITDATCDCPYDDDCKHIVAVLYAIQEQFNNSPIPLSKSSKVQKSTLQQLLAAQTKENLINLILTVGKNSPNFLQELEIRLIEPIDILKASKKMITQHLKAGQEGRSGFIPRHRALKALKGVQATLQHAEEHIDMEDNLTAIELSFLCLQYTLEALQYGDDSDGYFGDAIRESLELISQAIEEGVNLWSKKQYKSVFDLVIRKAMLPVLGDWVDCRIHLLHACIPLCEDDAIEEQFKALIHSLESTSDDWHAQYLNKELKLIELHLLQHKYSSNEVEAFLEGHIEDYHMREQVILSAINRGDYEKVLQLTADGLEQDQKLSGIVSLWRRYAFKAHQHLGHTEDMRQLALQLLLDGEYEFYKKYKALHSVEQWPEVLEELLNNLTKSYLYERVIVEEQQTKRILDYCKEYPKRIEDYYSFIKEQYYEEVCALFIEAITTDAQYATNRKKYKGVCRSINIMRKAGYMVEAEQLIVDLLQTYPKRPALIEELTTIMK; from the coding sequence ATGAATATCAATACTTTTGAAAGTCAGTTTAGCAAAGTAATAGTACAGCGTGGGTATGATTATTACGTGAATCATCACGTCATTGATATTATGCAAATTGACAATAGCAATTGGCAGGCAGAGGTTGAGGGAACTGAACCTTATACTGTAAATATTGTTATCAAAGCAAACGGAGATATTACAGATGCAACTTGTGATTGTCCTTACGATGATGATTGCAAACATATAGTAGCTGTACTATACGCTATTCAGGAGCAATTTAACAATTCTCCTATACCATTATCTAAATCATCTAAAGTACAAAAATCTACGTTACAGCAATTACTAGCAGCACAAACAAAGGAGAATTTAATAAATTTAATTTTAACAGTTGGGAAGAACTCACCTAATTTTCTGCAAGAATTAGAAATACGACTAATAGAGCCAATAGATATATTAAAGGCCTCCAAAAAAATGATTACTCAGCATCTAAAAGCCGGTCAGGAGGGGCGAAGCGGCTTTATCCCACGTCATCGGGCATTAAAAGCACTTAAAGGTGTCCAAGCTACCCTTCAACACGCTGAGGAGCACATCGACATGGAGGATAATCTTACAGCTATTGAGCTTAGTTTTCTGTGCCTCCAATATACATTAGAGGCACTACAATATGGGGATGACTCTGATGGCTATTTTGGCGATGCTATTCGTGAAAGTCTTGAATTAATAAGTCAGGCAATTGAAGAAGGGGTAAATCTTTGGTCAAAAAAGCAGTATAAATCTGTATTTGACCTAGTTATTCGAAAAGCAATGTTACCCGTATTAGGAGACTGGGTAGATTGTCGAATTCATTTGCTTCATGCCTGTATCCCTCTTTGTGAAGATGATGCAATTGAGGAGCAGTTTAAAGCCCTTATTCATTCACTTGAAAGTACATCAGATGATTGGCATGCACAATATCTAAATAAAGAGCTGAAGCTGATTGAACTTCACTTATTACAACACAAATACAGTAGCAATGAGGTAGAAGCATTTTTGGAGGGGCATATTGAGGACTACCATATGCGTGAACAAGTTATTCTATCTGCCATAAATCGCGGCGATTATGAAAAAGTATTACAATTAACAGCAGATGGGTTAGAGCAAGATCAAAAGCTTTCAGGAATCGTTAGCCTTTGGAGACGCTATGCCTTTAAGGCTCATCAGCATTTAGGACATACAGAGGATATGCGTCAGTTGGCTTTACAACTATTACTTGATGGGGAGTATGAATTTTATAAGAAATACAAAGCTCTACACTCCGTTGAACAATGGCCAGAAGTTTTAGAAGAATTATTAAATAATCTTACAAAATCTTATTTATACGAAAGGGTTATTGTTGAAGAACAGCAAACAAAACGTATTTTAGACTATTGCAAAGAATATCCAAAACGAATAGAAGACTATTATTCATTTATTAAAGAGCAATACTATGAAGAAGTCTGTGCACTATTCATTGAGGCTATCACTACAGATGCGCAATACGCCACTAATCGAAAAAAATATAAAGGCGTCTGTCGTTCTATCAATATCATGCGTAAGGCTGGTTATATGGTAGAAGCAGAACAGTTGATTGTTGATTTACTGCAAACTTATCCAAAACGTCCAGCTTTAATCGAGGAATTAACAACTATTATGAAATAG
- the ispD gene encoding 2-C-methyl-D-erythritol 4-phosphate cytidylyltransferase, with amino-acid sequence MQYEVVLPAAGSGKRMGAGQNKLFLNLLGKPILIHTLEVFEQDSKCTGIWLAVKPEERSYIQAMLEKYRILKVKGLPDGGAERQHSVHSCMKEMEQVDIVLVHDAARPFISHDIIANLVQSAHKYGAAIAGVRAKDTMKKVRDGVIEETIDRDSLWMIQTPQAFQFDLIVEAEDVAEKIGFLGTDEAMLVERLGHAVHIVESSYENVKMTTKEDLVFGEAILRKRALDAK; translated from the coding sequence GTGCAATACGAGGTAGTATTACCTGCAGCGGGTAGCGGTAAGCGAATGGGAGCTGGGCAAAATAAGTTATTTTTAAATTTATTAGGAAAACCCATTCTCATACACACCCTGGAGGTTTTTGAACAGGATTCAAAATGTACAGGGATTTGGCTTGCAGTAAAACCAGAGGAGCGTTCCTATATTCAAGCTATGTTAGAGAAGTATAGGATTTTAAAGGTGAAGGGCTTACCTGATGGCGGTGCTGAACGACAGCATTCAGTTCATTCGTGTATGAAGGAGATGGAGCAGGTCGATATTGTGCTTGTACATGATGCTGCTCGTCCCTTTATCTCTCATGATATTATTGCGAATCTTGTGCAAAGTGCTCATAAATATGGTGCTGCAATCGCTGGTGTCCGTGCAAAGGATACGATGAAAAAGGTACGTGATGGTGTGATTGAGGAGACGATTGATCGTGATAGCTTATGGATGATTCAAACTCCGCAAGCTTTTCAGTTTGATTTAATCGTAGAGGCGGAGGATGTCGCAGAGAAGATTGGTTTTCTTGGTACTGATGAAGCCATGCTTGTGGAACGTCTTGGACATGCCGTGCATATTGTAGAGAGTAGCTATGAAAATGTAAAGATGACGACAAAAGAGGATCTAGTTTTCGGAGAAGCGATCTTGCGTAAACGTGCCTTGGATGCAAAATAG
- a CDS encoding PIN/TRAM domain-containing protein produces MKKFVQIAFLLIGGALGFVFLPPLYELLHLSSNPWLDNPYVSVALGAILLFTLSFAFSDYFVRLISWMEEVLFKVPVGDLLFGTLGLIIGLIVAYFLGFAIESVQLGFVSEILPIIMSFVLGYLGFRVGFKKRDELIQLFTLRGSNTKKKLIDGVDAQEVKGSYKLLDTSVIIDGRIADISQTGFIEGILVVPQFVLTELQHIADSSDTLKRTRGRRGLDILKKLQDERMTKVEISEEDFEDVQEVDLKLVRLAKKMSNDTQIVTNDFNLNKVCELHHVRVLNINDLANAVKPVVIPGEDMQVMVIKDGKEHNQGVAYLDDGTMIVVEGGRSYIGQAITVTVTSVLQTSAGRMIFAKPKDD; encoded by the coding sequence ATGAAAAAATTTGTTCAAATTGCCTTTTTACTGATTGGGGGAGCGTTAGGCTTTGTTTTCTTACCGCCATTATACGAATTGCTTCATTTATCTTCTAATCCTTGGCTTGATAATCCCTATGTATCAGTAGCTTTAGGGGCAATTTTATTGTTTACACTATCGTTTGCGTTTTCGGATTATTTTGTGCGACTCATTAGCTGGATGGAAGAGGTGCTATTTAAGGTACCTGTTGGCGACTTATTATTTGGTACGCTTGGACTTATCATCGGACTGATTGTAGCTTACTTCTTAGGCTTTGCCATAGAAAGTGTCCAGCTAGGATTCGTTTCGGAGATTTTACCAATTATCATGTCCTTTGTACTTGGCTATTTAGGGTTCCGTGTAGGCTTTAAGAAGCGCGATGAATTAATCCAACTCTTTACATTACGTGGGAGCAATACAAAGAAAAAACTAATAGATGGTGTAGATGCCCAAGAAGTAAAAGGGAGCTATAAGCTGCTGGATACAAGTGTTATTATTGATGGGCGTATTGCGGATATTTCTCAAACAGGATTTATTGAAGGTATATTAGTGGTTCCTCAATTTGTTCTTACAGAGCTTCAGCATATTGCAGATTCTTCTGATACTTTAAAACGTACAAGAGGTCGTCGTGGTTTAGATATTTTAAAAAAATTGCAAGATGAGCGAATGACAAAGGTGGAAATATCCGAAGAGGATTTTGAGGATGTGCAGGAAGTTGACTTAAAATTAGTGCGTCTTGCAAAGAAAATGAGCAATGATACACAGATTGTTACGAATGACTTCAATCTTAATAAAGTATGCGAGTTACACCACGTAAGAGTCTTAAACATCAATGATTTAGCTAATGCTGTGAAGCCTGTTGTTATCCCTGGTGAGGATATGCAAGTGATGGTTATTAAAGATGGTAAAGAGCATAATCAAGGAGTGGCTTATTTAGACGATGGCACAATGATTGTGGTTGAAGGTGGACGCAGTTATATCGGACAGGCAATAACGGTTACGGTAACAAGTGTACTGCAAACATCAGCGGGCCGTATGATTTTTGCTAAACCAAAGGATGACTAG
- the radA gene encoding DNA repair protein RadA, with protein sequence MAKKKTKFVCTACGYESAKWMGRCPGCGEWNKMVEEVEVVAKGPRGAFQHSATVTQKALPIMQIEAAEESRITTEMGELNRVLGGGIVPGSLVLIGGDPGIGKSTLLLQVSALLSNKGHRVLYISGEESIRQTKLRAERLGVVSQELYIYSETNLEFLNQTIEDVQPKFVIVDSIQTVFHPEVTSAPGSVSQVRECTAELMRIAKTKGIAIFLVGHVTKEGQIAGPRILEHMVDTVLYFEGERHHNHRILRSQKNRFGSTNEIAIFEMLQGGLKEVLNPSELFLQERSQGAAGSTIVVSMEGTRPILVEIQSLVTPTSFNYPKRMATGVDQNRVQLLMAVLEKRMGLMLQAQDAYIKVAGGVKLDEPAIDLAVLTSIVSSFKDQAVRATDCFVGEVGLTGEVRRVSRIEQRVIEAAKLGFKRIFVPASNIGGWDFPQGIEIVGVETIKDALNACFREL encoded by the coding sequence TTGGCAAAGAAAAAAACGAAATTTGTATGTACAGCCTGTGGCTATGAATCTGCAAAATGGATGGGAAGATGTCCGGGCTGTGGTGAATGGAATAAGATGGTCGAAGAAGTAGAGGTCGTAGCAAAGGGACCTCGTGGAGCCTTTCAGCATTCTGCGACAGTTACGCAAAAAGCTCTTCCTATTATGCAGATCGAGGCTGCTGAGGAGTCTCGAATTACAACAGAAATGGGTGAGCTTAACCGAGTGCTAGGTGGGGGAATCGTACCGGGCTCTCTTGTACTTATAGGAGGTGACCCTGGTATTGGGAAGTCGACGCTATTATTACAGGTGTCTGCTTTACTTTCAAATAAGGGACATCGTGTGCTCTACATTTCTGGTGAGGAATCAATCCGCCAAACAAAGCTACGTGCAGAGCGTTTAGGGGTGGTTTCACAGGAGCTTTATATCTATTCAGAAACAAATTTAGAGTTTCTGAATCAAACTATTGAGGATGTGCAACCGAAATTTGTTATTGTCGATTCCATTCAAACTGTGTTTCATCCTGAGGTAACAAGTGCTCCTGGCAGTGTATCGCAGGTGCGAGAGTGTACGGCAGAGTTGATGAGAATTGCTAAAACGAAGGGAATCGCTATATTTTTAGTTGGACATGTAACAAAAGAGGGGCAAATTGCAGGTCCACGTATTTTGGAGCATATGGTAGATACTGTGCTGTATTTTGAGGGCGAGCGACACCATAATCACCGTATTCTGCGTAGTCAAAAGAACCGTTTTGGCTCAACAAATGAGATTGCTATATTTGAAATGCTTCAGGGGGGCTTAAAGGAAGTATTAAATCCATCTGAGCTCTTTTTACAGGAGCGTTCACAGGGGGCAGCAGGGTCAACCATTGTGGTTTCTATGGAGGGTACACGACCAATTCTTGTTGAAATACAATCACTCGTAACACCTACAAGCTTTAACTATCCAAAGCGTATGGCAACAGGCGTTGATCAAAACCGTGTGCAGTTGTTAATGGCTGTTCTAGAAAAGAGAATGGGCCTCATGCTACAGGCACAGGATGCATATATTAAAGTTGCTGGCGGTGTAAAGCTAGATGAACCAGCCATTGATTTAGCAGTGTTGACAAGCATTGTCTCCAGCTTTAAGGATCAAGCAGTTAGAGCTACAGATTGTTTTGTTGGAGAAGTAGGGTTGACGGGAGAGGTGCGTCGTGTTTCCCGTATTGAACAACGTGTAATAGAGGCGGCAAAGCTAGGGTTTAAACGGATATTCGTTCCGGCTTCAAATATTGGCGGCTGGGATTTTCCACAAGGTATTGAGATTGTTGGAGTAGAAACCATAAAAGATGCACTGAATGCTTGCTTTAGAGAGCTATAA